A region of Vitis riparia cultivar Riparia Gloire de Montpellier isolate 1030 chromosome 1, EGFV_Vit.rip_1.0, whole genome shotgun sequence DNA encodes the following proteins:
- the LOC117914582 gene encoding zinc finger A20 and AN1 domain-containing stress-associated protein 1-like — translation MEDPPLCVDGCGFFGTPATRNLCPKCYRDFLKEEGESAKAKVMSMEKAMGSRVESTSSLDDVATSMAQLSLSSENTNKVGIIGFECRYRSMFCGKHRLPEKHKCNFDYKAMGREILMKQNQPLKPDKLA, via the exons ATGGAAGATCCTCCACTATGTGTTGATGGTTGTGGCTTCTTTGGGACACCTGCTACTCGAAATCTATGTCCCAAGTGTTATAGAGATTTTCTTAAGGAAGAAGGAGAGTCCGCGAAAGCAAAAGTCATGTCCATGGAGAAAGCTATGGGGTCAAGGGTAGAGTCAACCTCATCCTTAGATGATGTTGCCACCTCCATGGCTCAACTATCTTTATCTTCTGAGAATACTAACAAG GTGGGAATAATAGGATTCGAGTGCCGATATAGGAGTATGTTTTGTGGGAAGCATCGTTTGCCTGAAAAACACAAATGCAACTTCGACTACAAAGCCATGGGACGTGAGATTTTGATGAAACAAAACCAACCATTGAAGCCTGATAAGTTAGCCTGA